A genomic region of Phragmites australis chromosome 2, lpPhrAust1.1, whole genome shotgun sequence contains the following coding sequences:
- the LOC133909527 gene encoding long chain base biosynthesis protein 2d: MVRLPYVTALTTLFSYGLLFAFGQLRDFFRRILDARKPNNLKGYAPICLGLEDFYTRRLYLRIQDCFCRPIASAPDAWFDVVERYSNDSNKTLHCTTKTTKCLNLGSYNYLGFAAADEYCTPRVIESLKKYSASTCSVRVDGGNTKLHTELEELIARFVGKPAAILFGMGYVTNSAIIPALIGKGGLIISDSLNHNSIVNGARGSGATVRVFQHNNPAHLEEVLREQIAGGQPRTHRPWKKIIVIVEGIYSMEGELCKLPEIIYVCKKYKAYTYLDEAHSIGAIGKTGRGVCELLGVDPADVDIMMGTFTKSFGSCGGYIAASKEIIHHLKNTCPAHIYATSMSPPAVQQVISAIKVILGEDGTNRGAKKLAHIRENSNFFRSELHKMGFEVLGDNDSPVMPIMLYNPAKIPAFSRECLRQNVAVVTVAFPATPLLLARARICISASHSREDLIKGLEVISKVGDLVGIKYFPVEQEKTTAVEKLKKI; encoded by the exons ATGGTGCGGCTCCCGTACGTGACCGCGCTCACCACGCTCTTCAGCTACGGCCTCCTCTTCGCCTTCGGCCAGCTCCGCGACTTCTTCCGCAGGATCCTCGACGCCCGCAAGCCCAACAACCTCAAG GGTTACGCGCCGATTTGCTTGGGCCTGGAGGATTTCTACACGCGCCGCCTCTATCTCCGCATCCAG GACTGCTTTTGCCGGCCAATTGCCAGTGCGCCGGATGCTTGGTTCGATGTGGTTGAGCGCTACTCAAATGACAGCAACAAGACACTCCA CTGTACCACAAAAACAACCAAATGCCTTAACTTGGGTTCCTATAACTACCTTGGTTTTGCTGCTGCTGATGAGTACTGCACCCCTCGTGTTATTGAGTCGCTGAAGAAATACTCTGCTAGCACTTGCAGTGTTCGAGTTGATGGAG GCAACACTAAGCTGCACACAGAGCTTGAAGAGCTGATTGCAAGATTTGTTGGTAAGCCTGCGGCTATTCTTTTTGGTATGGGTTATGTGACAAACTCTGCGATCATTCCTGCTCTTATTGGGAAG GGGGGGCTGATAATTAGTGATTCACTGAATCATAATTCAATAGTCAATGGAGCTAGAGgttcaggggccactgttcgggTCTTTCAGCATAACA ATCCTGCACACTTGGAAGAGGTATTGAGAGAGCAGATTGCAGGAGGCCAGCCTCGTACACACAGGCCATGGAAGAAAATTATCGTGATTGTTGAGGGAATTTATAGCATGGAGGGGGAGCTATGCAAACTCCCTGAGATTATTTATGTCTGCAAGAAATACAAG GCTTACACATATTTAGACGAGGCACACAGTATTGGAGCTATTGGGAAAACAGGGAGAGGTGTATGCGAGCTTCTAGGAGTAGATCCAGCTGATGTTGACATTATGATGGGTACATTTACAAAATCATTTGGATCATGCGGAGGTTACATTGCTGCATCAAAA GAGATTATTCATCATCTGAAGAATACATGCCCAGCCCATATTTATGCAACATCCATGTCACCTCCAGCGGTCCAGCAGGTTATTTCGGCTATAAAGGTTATCCTAGGGGAAGATGGAACTAACAGAG GGGCCAAGAAACTTGCTCATATTCGAGAGAACAGCAATTTCTTCCGTTCAGAGCttcacaaaatgggttttgagGTTCTTGGAGATAATGACTCACCCGTCATGCCTATCATGCTTTACAATCCTGCTAAAATTCCTGCATTCTCAAGGGAATGCCTGAGGCAAAAT GTTGCTGTTGTTACTGTTGCATTTCCTGCCACGCCACTTCTACTTGCCAGAGCTAGGATATGTATCTCAGCTTCCCACTCCAGGGAAGATCTCATTAAAGGATTGGAG GTTATCAGCAAAGTTGGTGATCTCGTGGGTATCAAATACTTTCCGGTTGAGCAAGAAAAGACCACGGCTGTTGAGAAACTGAAGAAGATTTAA
- the LOC133909528 gene encoding uncharacterized protein LOC133909528 isoform X1, which produces MAEAKAKAKAKAGKEKEKDVVRLERESVIPIMKPKLIMKLAYLIEHQSDREEFLKLCKRVEYTIRAWYHLQFDDMMELFALFDPVHGAKKLQQQNLSSEEIDTLEQNFMSYFFQVMEKSNFNIVNDDEVELAHSGQYLLNLPIKVDESKLDNKLLSKYFKEHHHENLPEFSDKYVIFRRGIGLDRTSNFFFMEKVDVIIGRTWRWFLEKTRLQKLFARKKIGRTKIDSKKNDDLTGDVEDKELYVERIRLETMELSLQNLIGKVAIQEPTFEEVIVLYRRKSPKGQNDRAIHVKHFKNIPMADMELVLPEKKNPSLTPMDWVQFIVSVVIGLVTLISSLEIPKADFWVVIAILSALAGYCAKIYFSFQQNMATYQNLITQSMYDKQLDSGKGTLLHLCDDVIQQEVKEVIIAYYILMENGKATSDDLDLQCEELIQEEFGLKCNFEVMDAVRKLERLGIIARDSIGRICCVPLKRANEIIGATTEELVMKARQS; this is translated from the exons ATGGCGGaggcgaaggcgaaggcgaaggcgaaggcggggaaggagaaggagaaggacgTGGTGCGGCTGGAGCGCGAGTCGGTGATCCCCATCATGAAGCCCAAGCTCATCATGAAGCTCGCGTACCTCATTG AACATCAATCCGATAGAGAAGAATTCTTGAAGCTCTGCAAGAGGGTTGAGTACACCATTAGGGCTTGGTACCATCTCCAGTTTGATGATATGATG GAACTGTTTGCTCTCTTCGATCCTGTGCATGGGGCTAAAAAACTGCAGCAGCAGAACTTGTCATCTGAGGAAATTGATACCCTTGAGCAGAACTTCATGTCCTATTTCTTTCAG GTGATGGAGAAAAGCAATTTTAATATAGTAAATGATGACGAGGTTGAACTTGCTCATTCTGGACAATATCTGCTGAATCTTCCCATTAAAGTTGATGAATCAAAG TTAGATAACAAACTTCTGTCGAAATATTTTAAGGAGCACCATCATGAAAACCTACCTGAGTTCTCAGATAAG TATGTCATATTTCGGAGGGGCATTGGACTGGACCGCACTAGTAACTTTTTCTTCATGGAAAAAGTGGATGTGATCATAGGTCGTACATGGCGATGGTTCCTAGAGAAGACGAG ACTACAAAAGCTCTTCGCAAGAAAGAAAATCGGTAGGACAAAGATAGATTCCAAGAAAAATGATGATCTAACTGGTGATGTAGAGGACAAGGAGCTATATGTTGAACGTATACGACTTGAAACAATGGAATTAAG CTTGCAGAACTTAATTGGCAAGGTCGCAATTCAAGAGCCTACTTTTGAAGAAGTGATTGTCTTGTACAG GAGGAAAAGTCCCAAGGGCCAGAATGATAGAGCAATCCATGTAAAACACTTCAAAAATATTCCAATGGCAGATATGGAGTTGGTTCTG cctgagaagaaaaaccCAAGCCTCACACCAATGGATTGGGTTCAATTTATTGTTTCTGTTGTTATCGGACTT GTTACACTCATCAGTTCACTGGAAATACCTAAAGCTGATTTCTGGGTTGTGATTGCCATCCTCTCTGCTCTGGCAGGATATTGTGCCAAGATCTATTTCTC GTTTCAACAGAACATGGCAACCTATCAAAACCTAATCACTCAATCAATGTATGACAAACAACTAGATAGTGGGAAAGGCACTCTCCTGCACCTCTGCGATGATGTGATTCAGCAGGAA GTCAAGGAGGTCATAATAGCCTACTATATTTTGATGGAAAATGGAAAGGCTACCAGtgat GATCTTGACTTGCAATGCGAAGAGTTGATCCAGGAAGAGTTTGGCTTGAAATGCAATTTTGAGGTGATGGATGCTGTTCGAAAGCTGGAGAGGCTTGGTATCATTGCAAGA
- the LOC133909528 gene encoding uncharacterized protein LOC133909528 isoform X2 yields the protein MGLKNCSSRTCHLRKLIPLSRTSCPISFSIQVMEKSNFNIVNDDEVELAHSGQYLLNLPIKVDESKLDNKLLSKYFKEHHHENLPEFSDKYVIFRRGIGLDRTSNFFFMEKVDVIIGRTWRWFLEKTRLQKLFARKKIGRTKIDSKKNDDLTGDVEDKELYVERIRLETMELSLQNLIGKVAIQEPTFEEVIVLYRRKSPKGQNDRAIHVKHFKNIPMADMELVLPEKKNPSLTPMDWVQFIVSVVIGLVTLISSLEIPKADFWVVIAILSALAGYCAKIYFSFQQNMATYQNLITQSMYDKQLDSGKGTLLHLCDDVIQQEVKEVIIAYYILMENGKATSDDLDLQCEELIQEEFGLKCNFEVMDAVRKLERLGIIARDSIGRICCVPLKRANEIIGATTEELVMKARQS from the exons ATGGGGCTAAAAAACTGCAGCAGCAGAACTTGTCATCTGAGGAAATTGATACCCTTGAGCAGAACTTCATGTCCTATTTCTTTCA GTATACAGGTGATGGAGAAAAGCAATTTTAATATAGTAAATGATGACGAGGTTGAACTTGCTCATTCTGGACAATATCTGCTGAATCTTCCCATTAAAGTTGATGAATCAAAG TTAGATAACAAACTTCTGTCGAAATATTTTAAGGAGCACCATCATGAAAACCTACCTGAGTTCTCAGATAAG TATGTCATATTTCGGAGGGGCATTGGACTGGACCGCACTAGTAACTTTTTCTTCATGGAAAAAGTGGATGTGATCATAGGTCGTACATGGCGATGGTTCCTAGAGAAGACGAG ACTACAAAAGCTCTTCGCAAGAAAGAAAATCGGTAGGACAAAGATAGATTCCAAGAAAAATGATGATCTAACTGGTGATGTAGAGGACAAGGAGCTATATGTTGAACGTATACGACTTGAAACAATGGAATTAAG CTTGCAGAACTTAATTGGCAAGGTCGCAATTCAAGAGCCTACTTTTGAAGAAGTGATTGTCTTGTACAG GAGGAAAAGTCCCAAGGGCCAGAATGATAGAGCAATCCATGTAAAACACTTCAAAAATATTCCAATGGCAGATATGGAGTTGGTTCTG cctgagaagaaaaaccCAAGCCTCACACCAATGGATTGGGTTCAATTTATTGTTTCTGTTGTTATCGGACTT GTTACACTCATCAGTTCACTGGAAATACCTAAAGCTGATTTCTGGGTTGTGATTGCCATCCTCTCTGCTCTGGCAGGATATTGTGCCAAGATCTATTTCTC GTTTCAACAGAACATGGCAACCTATCAAAACCTAATCACTCAATCAATGTATGACAAACAACTAGATAGTGGGAAAGGCACTCTCCTGCACCTCTGCGATGATGTGATTCAGCAGGAA GTCAAGGAGGTCATAATAGCCTACTATATTTTGATGGAAAATGGAAAGGCTACCAGtgat GATCTTGACTTGCAATGCGAAGAGTTGATCCAGGAAGAGTTTGGCTTGAAATGCAATTTTGAGGTGATGGATGCTGTTCGAAAGCTGGAGAGGCTTGGTATCATTGCAAGA